From the genome of Gorilla gorilla gorilla isolate KB3781 chromosome 4, NHGRI_mGorGor1-v2.1_pri, whole genome shotgun sequence, one region includes:
- the LOC129533583 gene encoding ATP-sensitive inward rectifier potassium channel 12-like isoform X1 has product MTRWKSLKAPGPHKSSPCQLVASRRRLSAPALAASFWRVQESGAEPPSQHSLRGPPCRRLPTSRPRQKQCPPFRPCVPAPQRHGAALPGASLGASQGPPTPGMTAASRANPYSIVSSEEDGLHLVTMSGANGFGNGKVHTRRRCRNRFVKKNGQCNIEFANMDEKSQRYLADMFTTCVDIRWRYMLLIFSLAFLASWLLFGIIFWVIAVAHGDLEPAEGRGRTPCVMQVHGFMAAFLFSIETQTTIGYGLRCVTEECPVAVFMVVAQSIVGCIIDSFMIGAIMAKMARPKKRAQTLLFSHNAVVALRDGKLCLMWRVGNLRKSHIVEAHVRAQLIKLRVTEEGEYIPLDQIDINVGFDKGLDRIFLVSPITILHEIDEASPLFGISRQDLETDDFEIVVILEGMVEATAMTTQARSSYLANEILWGHRFEPVLFEEKNQYKIDYSHFHKTYEVPSTPRCSAKDLVENKFLLPSANSFCYENELAFLSRDEEDEADGDQDGRSRDSLSPQARHDFDRLQAGGGVLEQRPYRRGSEI; this is encoded by the exons ATGACCCGCTGGAAGTCCCTCAAGGCCCCTGGGCCACACAAATCCAGCCCCTGTCAGCTGGTGGCCTCACGCCGGCGTCTGAGTGCCCCGGCCCTGGCTGCCTCCTTCTGGAGGGTCCAGGAATCTGGGGCTGAGCCCCCTTCCCAGCACAGCCTCAGGGGTCCCCCCTGCCGCCGGCTCCCTACCTCCAGGCCCAGGCAGAAGCAGTGTCCACCATTCCGGCCCTGCGTCCCAGCTCCTCAGCGTCATG GAGCTGCCCTGCCTGGAGCTAGCCTGGGGGCGAGCCAGGGTCCCCCAACCCCTGGGATGACCGCGGCCAGCCGGGCCAACCCCTACAGCATCGTGTCATCGGAGGAGGACGGGCTGCACCTGGTCACCATGTCGGGCGCCAACGGCTTCGGCAACGGCAAGGTGCACACGCGGCGCAGGTGCCGCAACCGCTTCGTCAAGAAGAATGGCCAGTGCAACATTGAGTTCGCCAACATGGACGAGAAGTCACAGCGCTACCTGGCTGACATGTTCACCACCTGTGTGGACATCCGCTGGCGCTACATGCTGCTCATCTTCTCGCTGGCCTTCCTTGCCTCCTGGCTGCTGTTCGGCATCATCTTCTGGGTCATCGCGGTGGCACACGGTGACCTGGAGCCGGCTGAGGGCCGCGGCCGCACACCCTGTGTGATGCAGGTGCACGGCTTCATGGCGGCCTTCCTCTTCTCCATCGAGACGCAGACCACCATCGGCTACGGGCTGCGCTGTGTGACGGAGGAGTGCCCGGTGGCCGTCTTCATGGTGGTGGCCCAGTCCATCGTGGGCTGCATCATCGACTCCTTCATGATTGGTGCCATCATGGCCAAGATGGCAAGGCCCAAGAAGCGGGCACAGACGCTGCTGTTCAGCCACAACGCCGTGGTGGCCCTGCGTgacggcaagctctgcctcatgTGGCGTGTGGGCAACCTGCGCAAGAGCCACATTGTGGAGGCCCATGTGCGCGCGCAGCTCATCAAGCTGCGGGTCACCGAGGAGGGCGAGTACATCCCGCTGGACCAGATCGACATCAATGTGGGCTTCGACAAGGGCCTGGACCGCATCTTTCTGGTGTCGCCCATCACCATCCTGCATGAGATTGACGAGGCCAGCCCACTCTTCGGCATCAGCCGGCAGGACCTGGAGACGGACGACTTTGAGATCGTGGTCATCCTGGAAGGCATGGTGGAGGCCACAGCCATGACCACCCAGGCCCGCAGCTCCTACCTGGCCAATGAGATCCTGTGGGGTCACCGCTTTGAGCCCGTGCTCTTCGAGGAGAAGAACCAGTACAAGATTGACTACTCGCACTTCCACAAAACCTATGAGGTGCCCTCTACGCCCCGCTGCAGCGCGAAGGATCTGGTAGAGAACAAGTTCCTGCTGCCCAGCGCCAACTCCTTCTGCTACGAGAACGAGCTGGCCTTCCTGAGCCGTGACGAGGAGGATGAGGCGGACGGAGACCAGGACGGCCGAAGCCGGGACAGCCTCAGCCCCCAGGCCAGGCATGACTTTGACAGACTCCAAGCTGGCGGCGGGGTCCTGGAGCAGCGGCCCTACAGACGGGGGTCAGAGATCTGA
- the LOC129533583 gene encoding ATP-sensitive inward rectifier potassium channel 12-like isoform X2 has translation MTAASRANPYSIVSSEEDGLHLVTMSGANGFGNGKVHTRRRCRNRFVKKNGQCNIEFANMDEKSQRYLADMFTTCVDIRWRYMLLIFSLAFLASWLLFGIIFWVIAVAHGDLEPAEGRGRTPCVMQVHGFMAAFLFSIETQTTIGYGLRCVTEECPVAVFMVVAQSIVGCIIDSFMIGAIMAKMARPKKRAQTLLFSHNAVVALRDGKLCLMWRVGNLRKSHIVEAHVRAQLIKLRVTEEGEYIPLDQIDINVGFDKGLDRIFLVSPITILHEIDEASPLFGISRQDLETDDFEIVVILEGMVEATAMTTQARSSYLANEILWGHRFEPVLFEEKNQYKIDYSHFHKTYEVPSTPRCSAKDLVENKFLLPSANSFCYENELAFLSRDEEDEADGDQDGRSRDSLSPQARHDFDRLQAGGGVLEQRPYRRGSEI, from the coding sequence ATGACCGCGGCCAGCCGGGCCAACCCCTACAGCATCGTGTCATCGGAGGAGGACGGGCTGCACCTGGTCACCATGTCGGGCGCCAACGGCTTCGGCAACGGCAAGGTGCACACGCGGCGCAGGTGCCGCAACCGCTTCGTCAAGAAGAATGGCCAGTGCAACATTGAGTTCGCCAACATGGACGAGAAGTCACAGCGCTACCTGGCTGACATGTTCACCACCTGTGTGGACATCCGCTGGCGCTACATGCTGCTCATCTTCTCGCTGGCCTTCCTTGCCTCCTGGCTGCTGTTCGGCATCATCTTCTGGGTCATCGCGGTGGCACACGGTGACCTGGAGCCGGCTGAGGGCCGCGGCCGCACACCCTGTGTGATGCAGGTGCACGGCTTCATGGCGGCCTTCCTCTTCTCCATCGAGACGCAGACCACCATCGGCTACGGGCTGCGCTGTGTGACGGAGGAGTGCCCGGTGGCCGTCTTCATGGTGGTGGCCCAGTCCATCGTGGGCTGCATCATCGACTCCTTCATGATTGGTGCCATCATGGCCAAGATGGCAAGGCCCAAGAAGCGGGCACAGACGCTGCTGTTCAGCCACAACGCCGTGGTGGCCCTGCGTgacggcaagctctgcctcatgTGGCGTGTGGGCAACCTGCGCAAGAGCCACATTGTGGAGGCCCATGTGCGCGCGCAGCTCATCAAGCTGCGGGTCACCGAGGAGGGCGAGTACATCCCGCTGGACCAGATCGACATCAATGTGGGCTTCGACAAGGGCCTGGACCGCATCTTTCTGGTGTCGCCCATCACCATCCTGCATGAGATTGACGAGGCCAGCCCACTCTTCGGCATCAGCCGGCAGGACCTGGAGACGGACGACTTTGAGATCGTGGTCATCCTGGAAGGCATGGTGGAGGCCACAGCCATGACCACCCAGGCCCGCAGCTCCTACCTGGCCAATGAGATCCTGTGGGGTCACCGCTTTGAGCCCGTGCTCTTCGAGGAGAAGAACCAGTACAAGATTGACTACTCGCACTTCCACAAAACCTATGAGGTGCCCTCTACGCCCCGCTGCAGCGCGAAGGATCTGGTAGAGAACAAGTTCCTGCTGCCCAGCGCCAACTCCTTCTGCTACGAGAACGAGCTGGCCTTCCTGAGCCGTGACGAGGAGGATGAGGCGGACGGAGACCAGGACGGCCGAAGCCGGGACAGCCTCAGCCCCCAGGCCAGGCATGACTTTGACAGACTCCAAGCTGGCGGCGGGGTCCTGGAGCAGCGGCCCTACAGACGGGGGTCAGAGATCTGA